From the Teredinibacter turnerae T7901 genome, one window contains:
- a CDS encoding MSMEG_0569 family flavin-dependent oxidoreductase: protein MNTTSVHSKTHPRDAAYPVIIIGAGQAGLAMSYWLQQRDIDHLILEKAATFADGWQSQRWDAFCLVTPNWQCQLPGYPYPGDDPNGFMVKDEIVAYLQGYFDFLKPPVAFSSPVTNVVKTGTGFQVDTPSQTYTADQVVVACGAYHTPFTLPCAAKMPATITHVHTRDYKNPDQLPPGDVLVVGTGQSGCQIAEDLHLAGRKVHLCVGQAPRVNRRYRGQDVVKWLDDMGYYHTTIDQHPEGKNAPKATNHYVTGRDGGRDLNLRIFAEQGMQLYGRLQDADQNGLSFHDDLHQNLDYADEVARRITDSIEKYIQENGIVAPADDNLHSEYAPPVKTRLDFKAANITSVVWATGFKTDYHWLRLPAFDGSGTPMQKRGVSPVQGLYFLGLNWMHTWGSGRFYHVGQDAEFLSKQIRQQREMAQGEATMSEAV, encoded by the coding sequence ATGAATACAACATCGGTCCATAGCAAAACACACCCGCGCGACGCGGCCTATCCGGTCATTATTATCGGCGCAGGGCAGGCCGGGCTGGCGATGAGCTACTGGTTGCAGCAGCGGGATATCGACCATTTGATACTGGAAAAAGCGGCGACCTTCGCCGACGGCTGGCAAAGCCAGCGCTGGGATGCCTTTTGCCTGGTTACGCCGAACTGGCAGTGCCAGTTACCCGGTTACCCCTACCCTGGGGACGACCCCAATGGGTTTATGGTGAAAGACGAAATTGTCGCCTACCTGCAGGGCTATTTTGATTTCCTCAAGCCGCCGGTGGCGTTTTCCTCACCGGTCACGAATGTAGTGAAAACCGGTACAGGGTTTCAGGTAGACACACCCTCGCAGACCTACACGGCGGATCAGGTGGTGGTGGCCTGTGGCGCTTATCACACGCCGTTTACCTTGCCCTGCGCGGCGAAAATGCCCGCTACGATCACCCATGTGCACACGCGGGATTACAAAAACCCGGACCAGTTGCCGCCGGGCGATGTGTTGGTGGTGGGTACCGGGCAGTCCGGATGCCAGATCGCGGAGGATTTACACCTGGCAGGTCGCAAGGTGCACCTGTGTGTCGGCCAGGCGCCGCGGGTCAACCGCCGTTACCGCGGCCAGGATGTGGTGAAGTGGCTGGATGATATGGGCTACTACCACACCACGATCGATCAGCACCCTGAAGGAAAAAACGCGCCGAAAGCGACCAACCACTATGTCACCGGGCGCGACGGCGGGCGCGATCTGAATCTGCGCATCTTCGCCGAGCAGGGCATGCAGTTGTATGGTCGCTTGCAGGATGCTGACCAGAACGGGCTCAGTTTTCACGATGACCTGCACCAGAATCTCGATTATGCCGATGAGGTGGCGCGGCGGATTACCGACTCCATCGAAAAATATATCCAGGAAAACGGTATTGTCGCTCCGGCAGACGACAACCTGCACAGTGAATATGCGCCGCCGGTAAAAACGCGGCTGGATTTTAAGGCGGCGAATATCACCTCGGTGGTGTGGGCCACGGGTTTTAAAACCGACTACCACTGGTTGCGCCTGCCAGCGTTTGACGGCAGCGGCACACCCATGCAAAAGCGCGGTGTTTCGCCAGTGCAGGGGCTCTATTTTCTCGGTTTGAACTGGATGCACACCTGGGGTTCCGGGCGGTTTTACCACGTGGGGCAGGATGCGGAATTCTTGAGCAAGCAGATTCGGCAGCAACGGGAAATGGCGCAGGGTGAGGCAACAATGAGTGAAGCGGTTTAA
- a CDS encoding Nit6803 family nitrilase encodes MPSVIAAAVQCSPVLYSRQGTVDKICDWIDRLGRDGVELVVFGETLVPYYPYFSFVQAPCAMGKQHMLLMEEAVVVPSAATRQLAAAAKRAGMVVSVGVNERDGGSVYNAQLLFDANGELVQHRRKITPTFHERMVWGQGDGSGLAAANTAVGRVGSLACWEHYNPLARYALMADGEQIHVSMFPGSLVGEIFAEQIAVTIRHHALESGCFVVNATGWLSPQQQQQIVADTGGALAAISGGCYTAIVSPEGRLLGEPLTTESGEGACIAELDFSLIDKRKRMMDSVGHYARPELLSLLVNKAPAHPTRPMADLPSGGAGAGFSLPDTAPSAAESAGQAVRVPVPEETAS; translated from the coding sequence ATGCCGTCTGTTATTGCCGCCGCAGTGCAGTGCAGCCCGGTGCTTTATTCGCGCCAGGGCACTGTGGATAAAATCTGTGACTGGATCGACCGGCTGGGTCGCGATGGTGTGGAGCTGGTTGTGTTTGGCGAAACGCTGGTGCCTTACTACCCCTACTTTTCGTTTGTGCAGGCGCCCTGCGCCATGGGCAAACAGCACATGCTGCTGATGGAGGAAGCGGTGGTGGTGCCATCGGCGGCAACCCGGCAACTGGCGGCGGCCGCCAAGCGTGCGGGTATGGTGGTCTCGGTCGGCGTCAACGAGCGGGATGGCGGTTCGGTATACAACGCGCAACTGCTGTTCGATGCTAACGGGGAGTTGGTGCAACACCGCCGCAAGATCACGCCCACCTTTCATGAGCGCATGGTGTGGGGGCAGGGCGACGGCTCTGGTCTGGCGGCGGCCAACACGGCCGTTGGTCGGGTCGGTTCGCTGGCCTGCTGGGAACACTACAACCCGCTGGCGCGCTACGCACTGATGGCGGATGGGGAGCAGATTCACGTAAGTATGTTCCCCGGCTCGCTGGTTGGCGAAATATTCGCGGAGCAGATCGCCGTCACCATTCGCCACCACGCGCTGGAGTCCGGGTGTTTCGTGGTGAATGCCACCGGCTGGCTCAGCCCGCAGCAGCAACAGCAGATAGTCGCCGACACCGGCGGCGCGCTGGCGGCGATCAGTGGCGGTTGCTATACCGCCATCGTGTCGCCGGAGGGGCGCTTGCTGGGCGAGCCGCTCACTACCGAATCCGGCGAGGGCGCCTGCATCGCCGAACTGGACTTTTCTCTCATCGACAAACGCAAGCGGATGATGGACAGCGTAGGCCACTACGCGCGCCCGGAACTGTTGAGTTTGCTGGTTAACAAAGCCCCCGCACATCCCACCCGGCCAATGGCTGACTTGCCTTCTGGCGGCGCCGGTGCAGGTTTCAGCCTGCCGGACACGGCACCGTCGGCGGCCGAGTCGGCGGGCCAGGCTGTGCGGGTGCCCGTACCCGAGGAGACTGCATCGTGA
- a CDS encoding MSMEG_0572/Sll0783 family nitrogen starvation response protein: MPTVERALHQDGDFLVDYEEKVFEDVQAEPGAKALITFHTVAFEGSIGLVNLLQAKRLLRKGFETKILLYGPGVQLGVQRGFPTLGAEAFPGHLACNNQLKAFMAEGGEVYACRFALQALYGQTEKALIEGIRPINPLDVMDLQLLMAKENAFVVHTWTM; this comes from the coding sequence ATGCCCACAGTCGAACGCGCACTTCATCAGGACGGCGATTTTTTAGTGGATTACGAAGAAAAAGTGTTTGAAGACGTTCAGGCCGAGCCCGGCGCCAAAGCACTGATTACTTTCCACACGGTTGCCTTCGAGGGTTCCATCGGCCTGGTGAACCTGTTGCAGGCAAAGCGCCTGTTGCGCAAGGGCTTTGAAACCAAGATTCTGCTCTACGGGCCCGGCGTACAACTGGGTGTGCAGCGAGGTTTCCCCACCCTGGGTGCAGAGGCCTTCCCTGGTCACTTGGCGTGTAACAATCAATTAAAAGCCTTTATGGCGGAAGGTGGTGAAGTCTACGCCTGCCGGTTTGCGTTGCAGGCGCTCTACGGCCAGACAGAAAAAGCCCTGATTGAAGGTATTCGCCCCATTAACCCGCTGGACGTAATGGACCTGCAATTGTTAATGGCGAAGGAAAATGCCTTTGTCGTTCACACCTGGACGATGTAA
- a CDS encoding MSMEG_0567/Sll0786 family nitrogen starvation N-acetyltransferase — translation MPKLQYAFDEQSFHSFRSHHIQVKVAEGSWEKQAYFALRRAVFAREQRLLPDNEQDGQDFRAIPIVALAASWGMTDDLVGAVRIYQEDDGSGDSLWFGGRLCVARAYRGHAAIGKALINEAVSRAIDLGCTRFLANVQPQNESYFHSVHWRTCGELTLAGKHHVRMEANLAAYPFMARTC, via the coding sequence ATGCCAAAGCTGCAGTATGCGTTTGATGAACAAAGCTTTCACAGTTTTCGCTCGCACCATATCCAGGTGAAGGTCGCGGAAGGGTCCTGGGAGAAGCAGGCGTATTTCGCTCTGCGCCGCGCGGTATTTGCGCGCGAGCAGCGGTTGTTGCCCGACAATGAGCAGGACGGACAGGATTTCCGTGCGATTCCCATCGTCGCGCTGGCCGCGAGCTGGGGCATGACTGACGACCTGGTTGGCGCGGTGCGTATTTATCAGGAGGACGACGGCTCCGGGGACAGTCTCTGGTTTGGCGGCCGTCTCTGCGTGGCGCGGGCTTATCGCGGCCATGCGGCGATTGGCAAGGCGCTGATCAACGAAGCGGTGTCGCGTGCAATCGATCTCGGTTGTACCCGGTTTCTGGCCAATGTGCAGCCGCAAAATGAAAGTTATTTTCACTCGGTGCACTGGCGCACCTGCGGCGAATTAACCCTCGCTGGCAAGCACCACGTGCGGATGGAGGCGAACCTTGCGGCCTATCCTTTTATGGCGCGCACCTGCTAG
- a CDS encoding MSMEG_0568 family radical SAM protein — protein MISPQLLTRIQAQGVRWGGAGLGLNRTGGAGPTDHKALDFGSQTSMVPVFEQPQVELQTEAKPVARSPFRAEPQSDAQVLIFEDDKPVARVQAPARPRFYDLTTADGVPYWKIATLHSKDVLATTVLQTCVRYRNRETSCQFCAIEESLAAGKTIAHKTPQQLAEVARAAVTLDGVQQMILTTGTPKGGDRGAAVLEASARAIKAAVDIPLQAQCEPPDDDSWFQRLKDAGVDALGMHLEAVSDRVRKQIMPGKASVPLSRYLAAYDAAVAVFGAGNVSTYILAGLGDTEEEILTFSLDLVARGVYPFVVPFVPVAGTPLENAPMADPAMLDRIFQTLGPALRARGIASDSLSAGCAKCGACSALKSYESQNQESENQEEQADAKAAVCV, from the coding sequence GTGATATCACCCCAACTACTCACTCGCATTCAGGCCCAGGGCGTGCGCTGGGGCGGCGCCGGGCTCGGTCTCAACCGCACCGGCGGCGCTGGCCCGACGGATCACAAAGCGCTGGATTTTGGCAGCCAGACCAGCATGGTGCCGGTATTTGAGCAGCCACAGGTGGAACTCCAAACCGAGGCTAAGCCGGTAGCCCGTTCGCCGTTTCGGGCGGAACCGCAAAGCGACGCCCAGGTGTTAATTTTTGAGGACGATAAACCCGTTGCACGGGTGCAGGCGCCTGCGCGACCGCGGTTTTACGATCTCACCACGGCGGATGGCGTGCCCTACTGGAAAATCGCCACCCTGCACAGCAAAGACGTGCTGGCGACCACCGTGCTGCAAACCTGCGTGCGCTACCGCAACCGCGAAACATCCTGTCAGTTCTGCGCAATTGAAGAATCGCTCGCGGCCGGTAAAACCATCGCCCACAAAACCCCGCAGCAGTTGGCGGAGGTTGCGCGCGCGGCGGTAACGCTGGATGGAGTGCAGCAGATGATTCTCACCACCGGAACGCCGAAAGGCGGAGATCGCGGTGCGGCGGTGCTGGAAGCGTCGGCGCGGGCGATCAAGGCGGCAGTGGACATTCCCCTTCAGGCCCAGTGTGAACCGCCGGATGACGATAGCTGGTTTCAACGCCTGAAAGACGCGGGTGTGGATGCGTTGGGCATGCACCTGGAGGCGGTGAGCGACCGGGTGCGCAAGCAGATTATGCCGGGCAAGGCGAGCGTGCCGCTGAGCCGTTATCTGGCCGCCTACGATGCCGCCGTCGCGGTCTTTGGTGCTGGAAACGTAAGCACTTACATACTTGCTGGACTGGGTGATACCGAAGAAGAGATTCTGACGTTCAGTCTCGACCTTGTTGCGCGCGGCGTCTATCCGTTTGTAGTGCCGTTTGTGCCGGTGGCCGGTACGCCGCTCGAAAATGCGCCCATGGCAGACCCGGCAATGCTCGACCGGATTTTTCAAACCCTTGGCCCGGCACTTCGCGCGCGGGGAATTGCGTCGGATTCGCTCTCTGCCGGTTGTGCCAAGTGCGGTGCCTGTTCGGCACTGAAAAGCTATGAGTCCCAAAACCAGGAATCGGAAAACCAGGAGGAGCAGGCAGATGCCAAAGCTGCAGTATGCGTTTGA
- a CDS encoding ABC transporter substrate-binding protein yields the protein MRRKIRFAYHTLNRTQVFARLLLTLLLLPCTQAFAQGRIYHQKIDRSQDSYMLGLLKLGLSYSDRDYSFQEDSEVLSRTRLTEMVATGERTVMWTGGSRQMEAKLLPVRIPAYKGLMGHRVFLIRQGDQARFDRIETLDDLRYVKLGQGHTWADTAILKSAGLNVVTALKTPGLFYMLEGGRFDAFPRGVHEPWQEMRNYADLNLTVEKGLVLVYTMPYYLYFSPSEEALAKDVESGLEKAIADGSFDRYFFADPDVRNALERAQLKSRRVLNIDNPNLSSKTPIDRPELWLDINDL from the coding sequence ATGAGAAGAAAAATCAGGTTCGCCTACCACACATTGAACCGCACGCAGGTTTTCGCGCGCTTGTTGCTAACGCTCCTGCTGTTGCCATGCACGCAGGCGTTTGCGCAGGGGCGTATCTACCATCAAAAAATCGATCGTTCCCAGGACAGCTACATGCTCGGCTTGCTGAAACTCGGGCTTTCCTACAGCGACAGGGATTACAGTTTTCAAGAAGACAGTGAAGTCTTGAGCCGCACCCGACTCACAGAAATGGTGGCCACCGGGGAGCGCACAGTTATGTGGACAGGCGGCTCGCGCCAGATGGAAGCCAAGCTTTTACCGGTGCGGATTCCCGCGTACAAGGGGTTGATGGGGCACCGCGTGTTCCTTATCCGCCAGGGCGACCAGGCACGCTTTGATCGCATTGAAACACTGGACGACCTACGCTACGTAAAACTCGGCCAGGGCCACACCTGGGCTGATACCGCGATTCTGAAAAGCGCGGGCCTCAATGTGGTCACCGCACTGAAAACGCCTGGCCTTTTCTACATGTTGGAAGGCGGGCGTTTTGATGCTTTTCCGCGCGGGGTCCATGAGCCCTGGCAGGAAATGCGTAACTATGCGGATCTCAACCTCACCGTCGAAAAGGGGCTGGTGCTGGTATATACCATGCCATACTACCTGTACTTCTCACCCAGTGAGGAAGCGTTAGCCAAGGACGTGGAGAGCGGGCTGGAAAAAGCGATCGCCGATGGCAGTTTCGACCGTTACTTTTTCGCCGACCCGGATGTTCGCAATGCGTTGGAACGAGCGCAATTGAAATCACGGCGTGTGCTGAACATCGACAACCCGAATTTAAGCTCGAAAACACCCATCGATCGGCCCGAGCTGTGGCTCGATATTAACGACCTCTAG
- a CDS encoding sll0787 family AIR synthase-like protein: MNTSSCVAAGHDAQSALLNLCDTLRGLPEITAKRAIQLAATQAQEIAPVPLTLTQRYALPGDDCAAFAVADGYQLLAMEGMLPDFVLTDPRAAGWSSVMVNISDIAAMGGRPTAVVNAYWHADSAQAGELLSHMKRACDVFGVTFAGGHSSLREDYRPHLAVAIMGEARRLLSSYHVAAGQRLFMLTDLTGSWHGNLPYWGCVGGKTPEQIRAQWAVPAELAEAGLAVAAKDISNGGVLGTLIMMLELTGCGATLDLSAIPRPPGDLLRWLRAFQSYGFLLAVEPDKVSGLLNYFRASHLTCSPVGEITDSGTIVLDDAGATCEFWNLQQQPLTGLGV, from the coding sequence ATGAATACCTCCTCTTGTGTTGCCGCTGGGCACGATGCTCAGTCGGCGCTCCTCAATCTTTGTGACACCCTGCGCGGCCTGCCGGAGATCACCGCCAAGCGCGCGATCCAGCTGGCGGCGACGCAAGCGCAGGAAATCGCACCAGTGCCGCTGACGCTCACCCAGCGCTATGCCCTGCCCGGCGATGATTGCGCGGCATTTGCGGTGGCAGACGGTTACCAACTGCTGGCGATGGAAGGCATGTTGCCGGACTTTGTCCTTACCGACCCGCGCGCCGCGGGCTGGTCGTCGGTGATGGTGAACATCAGCGATATCGCCGCGATGGGTGGCCGCCCGACGGCGGTCGTGAACGCCTATTGGCATGCGGACAGTGCACAGGCTGGCGAATTGCTGAGCCACATGAAACGGGCGTGCGATGTATTTGGCGTAACCTTCGCGGGCGGCCACAGCAGCCTGCGAGAGGACTACAGGCCCCACCTGGCGGTGGCGATTATGGGCGAGGCGCGGCGCCTGCTGTCGAGCTATCACGTGGCGGCCGGGCAGCGCTTGTTTATGCTCACTGACCTCACTGGCAGCTGGCACGGCAACCTGCCCTACTGGGGATGCGTGGGCGGTAAAACGCCCGAGCAGATTCGGGCCCAGTGGGCGGTGCCCGCGGAACTGGCAGAGGCGGGGCTGGCGGTGGCCGCCAAAGATATTAGCAACGGCGGCGTGCTCGGTACCCTGATTATGATGCTCGAACTCACCGGGTGTGGCGCGACCCTGGATTTGAGCGCCATTCCGCGCCCGCCGGGCGATCTCCTGCGCTGGCTGCGGGCATTCCAAAGCTATGGCTTTTTGCTGGCGGTGGAACCCGACAAGGTGTCCGGCCTGCTCAACTATTTTCGTGCCAGCCATCTCACCTGTAGCCCGGTTGGGGAAATCACCGACAGCGGCACCATCGTGCTGGACGATGCGGGCGCGACCTGCGAATTCTGGAATCTTCAACAACAACCTTTAACCGGACTGGGGGTGTGA
- a CDS encoding nucleoside hydrolase has translation MISVLLPRSLRRGFSVLLRGVLLWQCVILSVQAAPAKRKVILDDDGFGVAQWMVVQDANSEVLGVTQVSGNRWLAWNTQWALRALELANRSDIPVYSGAVFPLLNTEKSTHLWEQRYGKLIWKGAWQREWVEETEQSTPTYHAWDQVPDLPEGNPSTKAQAEHAANFMIRMVHQYPGEVSIIATGPLTNIALAQSLDPAFASLAKELVYMGGSLQPQQTLNNTAAAQFAREFINSPRREFNWRWDPEAVRIALRAPWRKIVMVPVDPSTDTQLTPALLKKMSRRDNALSKVVAGREPNFPLWDEIATGVWLDEGLIANAAELYIDCVSEFGPSYGDTLSWSEDYRPHQGEQLQTVVKTVDVKGLEKLMIRLLNQPLFTEQ, from the coding sequence ATGATCTCAGTTCTTCTGCCGCGCAGCCTGCGCCGTGGTTTCAGTGTGTTGTTGCGCGGAGTGTTACTTTGGCAATGTGTGATTCTATCGGTGCAGGCTGCACCGGCAAAACGCAAAGTTATTCTTGATGACGATGGTTTTGGCGTGGCCCAGTGGATGGTGGTGCAGGATGCGAACAGCGAGGTGCTGGGGGTAACCCAGGTCAGCGGCAATCGCTGGTTAGCGTGGAATACGCAGTGGGCTTTGCGCGCCCTGGAGCTGGCTAATCGCAGTGATATTCCGGTGTATTCCGGCGCAGTTTTCCCACTGCTGAACACCGAAAAATCCACCCATTTGTGGGAGCAACGCTATGGCAAGTTAATCTGGAAAGGCGCCTGGCAACGTGAGTGGGTGGAGGAGACCGAACAGAGCACCCCGACCTACCACGCCTGGGACCAAGTGCCGGATCTGCCGGAAGGAAACCCCAGCACCAAGGCGCAGGCCGAACATGCGGCGAATTTTATGATTCGCATGGTGCACCAATATCCTGGAGAGGTTTCGATTATCGCGACCGGGCCGCTCACCAATATCGCATTGGCACAGTCGCTCGACCCGGCATTCGCCAGTCTCGCCAAAGAGCTGGTTTATATGGGCGGCAGTCTGCAGCCGCAGCAAACGCTGAACAACACCGCCGCGGCGCAGTTTGCGCGGGAGTTTATTAATTCTCCTCGGCGTGAATTCAACTGGCGATGGGACCCGGAAGCGGTGCGCATTGCCCTGCGCGCGCCCTGGCGCAAAATCGTGATGGTGCCAGTCGATCCATCCACCGATACCCAGCTGACCCCTGCGCTGTTAAAGAAAATGTCGCGCCGCGATAACGCGCTCAGCAAAGTGGTTGCCGGCCGCGAACCGAATTTCCCCCTGTGGGACGAAATCGCCACGGGTGTGTGGCTGGATGAGGGGTTGATTGCTAATGCAGCCGAACTTTATATCGACTGCGTCAGCGAATTTGGCCCGAGTTATGGGGATACGCTGTCCTGGTCGGAAGATTACCGTCCGCACCAGGGCGAGCAATTGCAGACGGTGGTTAAAACCGTCGATGTTAAAGGGCTGGAAAAACTGATGATCAGATTGTTAAACCAACCCTTATTCACTGAGCAATAA
- a CDS encoding MSMEG_0570 family nitrogen starvation response protein — MPAVYFDVAWPDGDCQTYYSPSTVIHQAFEAGDEYPLEDFAARVNSALELASARVQAKYGFACSAAADEQLKINHKIVALREQGAAGAVTLLAFR; from the coding sequence ATGCCGGCCGTTTATTTTGATGTTGCCTGGCCCGATGGCGACTGTCAGACCTACTACTCGCCGTCCACGGTGATCCACCAGGCCTTTGAGGCTGGCGATGAATATCCGCTGGAGGACTTCGCGGCCCGGGTGAACAGTGCGCTGGAGCTGGCGTCTGCCCGGGTGCAGGCCAAATACGGTTTCGCTTGCAGTGCGGCGGCCGACGAACAACTGAAAATTAACCATAAAATTGTCGCCTTGCGCGAGCAGGGGGCCGCGGGCGCGGTGACTCTGCTGGCGTTTCGCTGA
- a CDS encoding non-reducing end alpha-L-arabinofuranosidase family hydrolase: MKSPYKTQKPRKARSLYLALVSTLACGSAVALECDYTTTNDWGSGFTAQITITNDTNTTISTWSVGWQQNGGSSITNLWNANLTGSNPYSATPVGWNATIAPGASQSFGFVGEGNDSTGTILTCGSNSGSSTSSSSSSSSSSSSSSSSSSSSTSSSTSSSNSSSSSSSSSSSSSSSSSSSSSSGGTNPVCPSSSDNAFQMYAPSVPATIEAEDFDPAGYEDSSAGNEGGDYRTDTDVDIKQVSGGYAVGWMTSGEWLEYTVYVEQEGDYDVTIRSGSAMAGRTFSLSQCDTPLIESFTAPQVSDWGQFKTWSAGTVHLLPGYQKIRVTVSGDDYVDLDWIHIGPFSGTIDPPDEAGCELPGQLSWTSTSPVIAPAQSSWASVKDPSIVRYNDRYHVFATVYDNGLSSYGSIYMNFSDFTQAGSATQNYMRNTTVGNTVAPQVFYFTPQNRWYLITQWGGAYSTTTDISNVNSWSRKQPLLAGEPSDSLDFWVICDDTNCYLFFSRDDGTLYMSKTSIGNFPNFSGYTTVMSGAQNVLFEAANVYKVKGTDQYLLIVEGWQSGPRFFRAWTSNSLDGPWTAYKTSESNPFMGLQNVSFPSGQWTNDISHGEMVRAGYDQKMEIDACNMQYLYQGRNPNAGGNYNSLPYRLGVLNLN; this comes from the coding sequence ATGAAAAGCCCGTATAAAACTCAAAAACCACGCAAGGCGCGAAGCCTGTATTTGGCGCTTGTAAGCACACTGGCCTGTGGATCAGCCGTGGCACTGGAATGTGATTACACAACCACCAACGATTGGGGATCTGGCTTTACCGCGCAGATCACCATCACTAACGACACCAATACCACAATCAGCACCTGGTCCGTGGGCTGGCAGCAAAACGGCGGCTCGTCCATCACCAATTTGTGGAATGCCAATTTGACGGGGAGCAACCCATACAGCGCAACGCCAGTTGGCTGGAACGCAACCATCGCTCCAGGTGCGAGCCAGAGTTTCGGGTTCGTCGGCGAGGGCAATGATTCCACCGGGACAATTCTTACCTGTGGCAGCAACAGCGGCTCTTCCACGAGCAGTTCCAGTTCGTCGTCCTCCAGCAGCTCGTCTTCTTCCTCTAGCTCTTCATCGAGCACCTCTTCATCAACATCATCGAGCAATTCGTCATCGAGCAGCAGCTCATCCAGTAGCTCGAGTTCGTCAAGCAGCTCCAGTTCGTCCTCATCCGGCGGCACCAACCCTGTTTGCCCAAGCAGCTCCGACAACGCATTCCAGATGTATGCGCCCAGTGTTCCTGCAACTATCGAAGCCGAGGATTTTGACCCGGCCGGCTATGAAGACTCTTCCGCAGGCAACGAGGGTGGCGACTACCGTACCGATACCGACGTCGATATCAAGCAGGTCAGTGGTGGCTACGCAGTGGGCTGGATGACCTCTGGCGAATGGCTGGAGTACACGGTGTATGTTGAGCAGGAAGGCGATTACGATGTGACCATACGCTCCGGCTCTGCTATGGCTGGCCGCACCTTCAGCTTGTCGCAATGCGACACACCACTCATTGAAAGCTTCACCGCCCCGCAGGTGAGCGACTGGGGCCAATTTAAAACCTGGTCTGCCGGTACCGTCCACTTGCTGCCGGGGTACCAAAAGATACGAGTAACGGTGAGCGGGGACGACTATGTGGACCTGGACTGGATTCACATTGGCCCCTTTAGCGGCACGATTGACCCGCCAGATGAAGCCGGTTGTGAGCTGCCTGGTCAGCTTTCCTGGACATCGACTTCACCCGTAATCGCCCCTGCGCAATCGAGTTGGGCCTCGGTCAAAGACCCATCCATCGTGAGGTACAACGACCGTTACCATGTATTCGCCACCGTGTACGACAACGGGCTAAGCAGCTACGGCTCGATCTACATGAACTTCAGCGATTTCACTCAAGCAGGAAGCGCAACGCAAAACTATATGCGCAACACCACTGTTGGCAATACTGTGGCACCGCAGGTGTTCTACTTTACACCGCAGAACCGCTGGTACCTGATTACTCAGTGGGGTGGCGCATATTCGACTACCACGGATATCAGTAATGTGAACAGCTGGTCGCGCAAGCAGCCTTTGCTGGCGGGAGAACCCAGCGATTCGCTCGATTTCTGGGTTATCTGTGACGATACAAATTGCTATCTGTTCTTCTCACGCGACGACGGTACCCTATACATGTCAAAAACCAGTATTGGCAACTTCCCCAACTTCAGCGGCTATACCACGGTAATGTCGGGAGCCCAGAACGTGCTGTTCGAAGCGGCAAACGTGTACAAGGTGAAAGGGACAGACCAATATCTGTTGATTGTCGAAGGCTGGCAGTCCGGGCCACGATTTTTCCGCGCCTGGACATCCAACAGCCTGGACGGCCCATGGACGGCATATAAAACATCCGAATCCAATCCGTTTATGGGGTTGCAAAATGTTTCCTTCCCGAGCGGTCAGTGGACCAACGATATCAGCCACGGAGAAATGGTGCGTGCGGGCTACGATCAGAAAATGGAAATTGATGCCTGTAATATGCAGTATCTTTATCAGGGCCGTAATCCCAACGCGGGAGGCAATTACAACTCGCTACCCTACCGTTTAGGTGTGCTGAATCTCAATTAG